A portion of the Rhizoctonia solani chromosome 6, complete sequence genome contains these proteins:
- a CDS encoding NADH:flavin oxidoreductase/NADH oxidase: protein MSLSSSKLFTPLQLGDITLAHRVVMAPLTRFRADDSHAHTELGVEYYAQRAEVPGTLLITEATPISPEASGYDRIPGIWSDEQIAAWKKVTDAVHERHSYIFLQLWALGRAADPRVLAREGLPFVSASAVPMEQGGPVPRELSEDEIKQYIEQYVQAAKNAIHKAGFDGVEIHSANGYLLDQFLQDNSNKRSDRYGGSVENRARFVLEVVKAVTAAVGEKKTGIRFSPWNTFQGMRMQDPIPTFSYVVNELSQHHGDLAYVHFVEPLVEEAPTEDVQTVKRPESNDFAREIWGPRPFLSAGGYDAKRGEEAASKHDNTAIVFGRYFISNPDLPERLRNGIALADYDRNTFYSPGPKGYVDYARAGQVQA from the exons ATGTCCCTTTCGTCGAGCAAGCTTTTCACTCCTCTCCAACTCGGAGATATTACTCTCGCCCACCGAGTCGTCATGGCTCCACTCACACGGTTCCGAGCTGACGACAGTCATGCGCACACCGAGCTCGGTGTCGAATACTATGCCCAAAGAGCCGAGGTTCCTGGTACACTCTTGATTACAGAGGCCACGCCTATCTCTCCAGAAGCGTCTGGCTACGATCGTATTCCGGGTATTTGGTCCGATGAACAAATTGCAGCATGGAAAAAG GTGACTGATGCGGTACACGAGCGGCACTCTTATATCTTTCTCCAGCTCTGGGCGCTGGGACGTGCGGCAGACCCCAGGGTCCTTGCGCGTGAAGGCTTGCCGTTCGTCTCGGCTTCTGCAGTCCCGATGGAACAAGGCGGTCCGGTCCCGAGGGAACTATCCGAGGATGAGATCAAGCAGTACATCGAGCAATACGTACAAGCAGCCAAGAACGCGATACATAAAGCGGGCTTTGATGGTGTCGAAATCCATTCTGCCAA TGGCTACTTGCTTGACCAGTTCCTGCAGGACAACTCGAACAAACGTTCTGACCGATACGGTGGATCAGTCGAGAACCGGGCTCGCTTTGTTCTCGAGGTGGTAAAAGCGGTCACTGCTGCCGTCGGAGAAAAGAAGACTGGCATTCGATTCTCTCCATGGAATACCTTCCAGG GCATGAGAATGCAAGATCCTATTCCTACATTTTCATATGTGGTCAACGAGCTCTCTCAGCATCACGGTGATCTCGCGTATGTTCATTTCGTGGAGCCTCTTGTGGAAGAAGCGCCTACCGAGGACGTTCAAACCGTCAAG CGACCCGAGTCTAATGATTTTGCTCGAGAAATCTGGGGTCCTCGTCCCTTCCTCAGTGCGGGAGGATATGACGCCAAGAGGGGAGAAGAAGCAGCAAGCAAACACGACAATACTGCCATCGTATTTGGACGTTACTTCATCTCTAAT CCCGACTTGCCTGAGCGTCTGAGAAATGGAATTGCTTTGGCAGACTACGACCGTAATACGTTCTATAGCCCCGGCCCGAAAGGATACGTAGACTATGCCAGGGCGGGCCAAGTTCAAGCTTGA
- a CDS encoding microtubule associated protein (ASE1): protein MDQIDRPRRLTTMSLTAETLLASLHEHLAFHTALLPQLHAQLGLPATALATELQELRTVLADAVEERVERRKRDVALWADKCDELERKCQDYSVALGGPSIAGTIKGMKPVNELRKEQNYPKRYELLEKNLALVVRVHSAKLEQLQALHARIRALVSAVGEDFFPPDILEPPGQIPIQLDKNETRLNSNRVSKATARSTRSSILAINGLAPAARPSDLTISALGPVPLTNGTTHTHHSISPGPSAHPPPYDSTLPSPPASDYIPPADVSPAHFARLDRELQRAKLALTERRTELARTLLHASWMMLEMGMELPSEEDGWDDESRDDVTEGDRAFVKFLRGLVDAEAEMEAAGECSGDAEDGMKAAMRAVERLDPKPEIVAWSSELVKALEGEQSHREQRIQDLYNQLAPLWTRLEVPEEEVEAFIERNQGCSERSVLAYEAELKRTKALKSEQMVAFMAHVRTELTQLWDALMMSMEERAEFACFWDDEPSEDLLTRHEDEAARLRGELASKHAILAKAQKWEAIVGEQRALAAAASDQTRLTGRGVRGDPGRLLREEKMRKRVEREKPKLEAELVKELTQWEEERGRPFTMEGVRLLDTINEVRETEAALKEQKKRGRAPTPQGQAPPAAPAAKAPAPRTASRSNQEPPAKKPRLESVGAKATPLGVSKNTARSVSTNKLPGNGRSVSATVPKSPTKTSGTSAEFAVMGMGRSVGSRPRPKQQQQPQPSHQQPDENARKPDESIVRTPVAKAVTGRRQSFRPRPSLDAWVAGAGAGGRLPGMLFQTAEVVVKEEDES, encoded by the exons ATGGATCAAATCGACCGTCCCAG GCGACTTACCACGATGAGCCTAACGGCAGAAACCTTACTAGCATCACTCCACGAACACCTCGCCTTCCACACCGCACTCCTTCCGCAACTTCATGCCCAGCTAGGGCTTCCTGCGACGGCGCTTGCGACAGAGTTACAAGAACTACGAACGGTACTGGCAGATGCGGTCGAAGAGCGTGTTGAGAGACGCAAGCGGGATGTTGCCTTGTGGGCCGACAAGTGCGATGAATTGGAGCGAAAATGTCAAGACTATTCTGTAGCGTTGGGCGGACCTAGTATCGCTGGAACAATCAAAGGAATGAAGCCGGTTAATGAGTTGAGAAAGGAGCAG AACTATCCAAAGCGATATGAACTTTTAGAGAAAAATTTAGCACTTGTCGTTCGAGTGCATTCAGCCAAATTAGAACAACTCCAGGCACTGCATGCCAGGATACGAGCACTTGTTAGTGCTGTAGGCGAAGACTTCTTTCCTCCAGATATTCTTGAACCCCCTGGCCAAATACCTATCCAACTAGATAAAAATGAAACTCGACTCAACTCGAACCGAGTTTCCAAAGCGACTGCTCGTTCAACCCGATCATCAATTCTCGCGATCAACGGCCTTGCACCGGCTGCACGCCCCTCTGATCTCACCATCTCTGCACTCGGTCCCGTTCCGCTTACGAATGGCACCACACATACCCACCATTCCATATCTCCTGGACCATCTGCTCACCCTCCACCTTACGACTCGACCCTGCCATCACCCCCAGCCTCGGATTATATCCCTCCGGCAGATGTATCCCCTGCCCATTTCGCCCGCCTCGACAGAGAACTTCAGCGAGCCAAACTTGCTCTCACCGAGCGCAGAACAGAACTAGCGCGCACGCTCTTGCACGCTTCATGGATGATGTTGGAAATGGGAATGGAATTGCCCAGTGAAGAAGACGGATGGGACGATGAATCCCGAGATGACGTTACCGAAGGCGACCGTGCCTTTGTCAAATTCCTAAGAGGCCTGGTCGACGCCGAGGCCGAAATGGAGGCGGCGGGCGAGTGTTCCGGGGATGCTGAGGATGGGATGAAAGCGGCTATGCGGGCCGTCGAACGCTTGGATCCGAAACCGGAAATTGTAGCATGGTCGTCCGAGTTGGTTAAAGCG CTCGAAGGCGAGCAGTCTCATCGTGAACAGCGAATCCAAGATCTGTACAACCAGTTGGCACCACTGTGGACTCGACTTGAAGTTCCGGAAGAAGAGGTCGAGGCGTTTATCGAACGCAACCAAGGGTGTTCGGAGAGGTCTGTCCTTGCC TACGAAGCCGAACTTAAACGAACAAAGGCTCTCAAGAGCGAACAAATGGTCGCTTTTATGGCTCACGTCCGAACTGAACTAACTCAACTGTGGGATGCGCTCATGATGAGTATGGAAGAACGAGCCGAGTTCGCATGTTTCTGGGACG ACGAGCCCTCTGAGGATTTACTTACCCGACACGAAGACGAAGCCGCCCGCCTTCGAGGCGAACTCGCGAGCAAACACGCCATACTCGCCAAAGCACAAAAGTGGGAGGCTATCGTGGGCGAGCAGCGTGCACTTGCGGCTGCGGCTTCGGATCAAACAAGGTTGACCGGACGTGGTGTGAGAGGTGATCCTGGTCGACTGTTGCGTGAAGAGAAGATGCGAAAGAGGGTAGAGCGCGAGAAGCCCAAG TTGGAAGCGGAGCTCGTAAAGGAGCTTACTCAGTGGGAGGAAGAGCGCGGACGACCGTTTACCATGGAGGGTGTGAGACTGCTAGATACCATCAATGAGGTGCGCGAGACTGAAGCTGCACTCAAGGAGCAGAAAAAG CGCGGTCGAGCTCCTACACCTCAGGGCCAGGCACCCCCAGCAGCTCCCGCAGCAAAAGCCCCCGCGCCCCGAACAGCTTCAAGGTCCAACCAGGAACCCCCAGCGAAGAAACCACGACTCGAGTCGGTAGGCGCCAAAGCCACACCTCTGGGCGTATCGAAGAACACGGCACGGAGCGTGAGCACCAATAAGCTTCCGGGCAACGGACGATCGGTCAGCGCGACCGTTCCAAAGAGTCCGACCAAGACGTCCGGAACGTCGGCCGAGTTTGCAGTCATGGGTATGGGCAGGAGTGTTGGTTCCCGGCCTCGGCCcaagcaacaacaacagccaCAGCCATCGCACCAGCAGCCAGACGAGAACGCACGAAAACCAGACGAGAGCATTGTTCGCACTCCAGTTGCCAAGGCTGTGACCGGACGCCGACAGAGTTTCCGTCCTCGACCCAGTTTGGACGCCTGGGttgctggtgctggtgctggtggtcGATTACCTGGGATGTTGTTCCAAACTGCCGAAGTGGTGGTCAAAGAAGAAGACGAGTCGTAA
- a CDS encoding carbohydrate esterase family 16 protein, protein MHSALSLLLLASSSLGSAKKHTIKHKHTHRGTEPPLGDMLLATAGSYVTDIAKCPPLKPRDSPPTSVHDLRPDDFSVAMAIGDSITAGAFAKGKSTLIPKAKT, encoded by the exons ATGCACTCAGCACTTTCTCTTTTACTCCTCGCATCTTCATCGCTTGGTTCAGCGAAGAAACATACGATCAAGCATAAACACACGCATCGTGGAACGGAACCTCCTCTGGGAGATATGCTACTAGCGACGGCTGGTAGTTATGTGACTGATATAGCAAAGTGTCCTCCACTCAAGCCCCGAGATTCTCCCCCGACCAGTGTACACGACCT TCGTCCTGATGACTTCTCGGTGGCTATGGCCATTGGCGACTCCATTACTGCAGGCGCGTTCGCCAAGGGCAAGTCAACCTTGATTCCAAAGGCGAAAACCTAA
- a CDS encoding carbohydrate esterase family 16 protein, with product MPNLLKHYNSTLVGGAVGYNPGYEICFGSGCPVGPVGWNKTVDVLNAGQSGAYASNLLHEAQDYLAPQVKAMNISQSRYKFLSFQVGANDVCQLCAAADAPMGPATKSDFENNIRATLEYVRQNIPNTLVNLFGAWQLTDIYSLTSGQIYCKQPIPFVERFAIGCPCIAGQGDVGEFTRGQMDRLVQQYNTVLQNIVADYKAKNYKDFAVIWQPPNLPFKNYPIQAVSSVDCFHPSSDAHARIAAGLWNRLTLDTTARAAPFTWEETPTLRCLEESDRIQT from the exons ATGCCCAAC CTCTTGAAACACTACAATTCTACTCTGGTTGGTGGCGCTGTTGGATATAACCCTGGGTATGAGATTTGTTTCGGGTCGGGATGTCCGGTCGGCCCC GTTGGTTGGAATAAAACAGTGGACGTTCTTAACGCGGGCCAAAGTGGTGCCTATGCGTCGAATTTGCTTCACGAAGCACAAG ACTATCTTGCTCCTCAAGTTAAAGCCATGAATATCTCCCAGAGTCGATACAAATTCCTCAGCTTTCAAGTAGGCGCCAACGACGTCTGCCAATTGTGTGCTGCTG CGGATGCACCTATGGGACCGGCAACTAAAAGCGATTTTGAGAACAATATCCGAGCTACTTTGGAATATGTTCGCCAAAATATCC ctAACACATTGGTCAACCTGTTCGGAGCATGGCAGCTAACAGATATATATAGT TTGACTTCAGGCCAGATCTACTG CAAACAACCCATCCCATTCGTTGAGCGCTTTGCTATCGGGTGCCCA TGCATTGCCGGTCAAGGAGATGTTGGGGAGTTCACACGCGGTCAGATGGATCGTCTTGTTCAACAATACA ACACGGTCCTGCAGAACATTGTAGCCGACTACAAGGCAAAGAATTACAAGGACTT CGCGGTTATCTGGCAACCTCCTAACCTGCCTTTCAAGAACTACCCAATTCAAG CCGTAAGCAGTGTAGATTGTTTCCACCCCAGTTCCGATGCCCATGCACGAATTGCCGCCGGCCTCTGGAATCGATTGACTTTGGATACA ACTGCCCGCGCTGCACCTTTTACCTGGGAGGAGACCCCGACTTTGCGTTGCCTCGAGGAATCTGATCGAATCCAGACCTAG
- a CDS encoding FAD-binding domain protein, which translates to MAEPAQQPATSSSHSTAFKIAKSAQDALVETFKYLNEAEIKYGAYSVLRHTRPFVLYQGANTTVPVSVFGPEPLPKDRKVFLQRRGYRTGLFGWTFGGWLGGSKLPGIDVTPASSESWSRPTTLSSKHQTQIQKDISRLFNPDSSAVPNSRLLETLLVHIPVRSGDGYFRLRITSANGKKTIAESPVFRVGSLTWASAHPQGATPLGLVPELGARSLFLTGQAAAWAGFYAAFPFLKIGQMVPGLGPWSQRMLQWAYSAAGGDMKRQELDERFKVSETFRKANDRLYKEVPFGAAGIRTAADLVADDEAGPGGVAYDRSREGLYALLLAARTYGTGHTCCNKLEIGTLEQRVPNPPDADYHVEAQRHWSSTARLSPACVFVPESSSEVATAVKIFVDNDYQFAIRGGGHAPNPGWASTRSGVLISLSELSNIEISDDSSTGPRKSRERSGTRYCRRAFRIRRIPTRRLPKPEHSRALLGFWGPRREETAEHNITVAGGQVSKVGVSGFLLGGGLSFLMHSQGFSANTVLSYEIVLASGEIAIVTSQSNKDLFKALKGGTSNFGVVTSFTLEAYPINHVYAGFLFYDPGQYDRLFSLLEIYDRKGVEADPKTHMVPTFICNPSKNIDMARFYTFHSDPITTPPPVFKPFFDVPTVQRTVQVKTVKEANDDIIEGFDDGLRYDMQTYSIQADAGLFKQLHEIWHSTTIGLNSTLPGWSSIMLYQPVSNNMIRTSEKKGGNILGLKPANDPLIIVSYMFTWLRQEHDREVYTEIKRLLSVSRDIAESQNRLERYIYPNYAGSEQKPIESYGPVQVNFLRKVKAEYDPDGIFENLCRGGFKIPSQHSNAQNITPSVQASLFDQ; encoded by the exons ATGGCTGAGCCTGCTCAACAACCCGCCACATCGTCATCACATTCGACCGCCTTCAAGATAGCGAAATCAGCTCAGGATGCACTGGTAGAGACATTCAAGTATTTAAA TGAAGCAGAAATTAAGTATGGAGCCTATTCGGTTCTACGCCATACACGCCCGTTCGTATTGTATCAAGGCGCGAACACCACCGTACCGGTCTCTGTATTTGGTCCAGAGCCACTGCCCAAGGACAGAAAGGTATTCTTGCAGCGACGGGGATACCGAACAGGTCTCTT TGGGTGGACATTCGGAGGGTGGCTTGGAGGCTCAAAGTTACCTGGTATCGATGTGACCCCGGCATCTTCCGAAAGTTGGAGTCGACCAACGACATTGAGCTCCAAACACCAAACTCAAATTCAGAAGGACATATCTCGACTCTTTAATCCGGATTCTTCAGCGGTACCTAATTCTCGACTGCTCGAGACGCTCCTCGTCCACATTCCGGTTCGCTCGGGCGATGGATATTTCAGACTCAGGATTACCTCTGCAAACGGGAAGAAAACCATTGCCGAGAGCCCGGTGTTCCGTGTAGGTAGCTTAACGTGGGCGAGTGCCCACCCACAAGGGGCAACTCCCCTTGGGCTTGTTCCCGAGCTTGGTGCACGGTCCCTATTCTTGACCGGCCAGGCTGCCGCGTGGGCTGGGTTCTATGCTGCATTCCCTTTCCTCAAGATCGGTCAGATGGTACCTGGCCTAGGGCCTTGGAGCCAACGCATGCTTCAGTGGGCTTATAGTGCTGCTGGAGGGGATATGAAGCGCCAAGAGCTGGACGAGCGGTTTAAAGTTAGCGAGACATTCAGGAAAGCCAACGATAG GTTGTACAAGGAAGTTCCATTTGGTGCAGCCGGGATTCGGACAGCGGCTGACCTCGTGGCGGATGATGAGGCAGGGCCTGGGGGAGTAGCATACGATCGTTCGAGAGA AGGACTATACGCCTTGTTATTGGCCGCTAGGACCTATGGCACTGGACACACCTGC TGCAATAAATTGGAGATTGGGACGTTGGAACAGCGGGTACCCAACCCCCCTGATGCGGACTACCACGTCGAGGCCCAAAGGCACTGGT CTTCCACTGCTAGGTTAAGTCCGGCATGTGTGTTTGTCCCAGAGTCATCATCAGAGGTGGCTACTGCCGTCAAAATCTTTGTCGATAACGACTACCAATTTGCCATACGAGGTGGAGGACATGCACCTAACCCTGGATGGGCTAGCACACGCTCCGGAGTGCTCATCTCTCTCTCGGAGCTTTCGAACATCGAGATCAGCGATGACAGCTCTACGGGGCctcgaaaatctcgggagcgctccgggactcgctattgtcggcgagcattcCGGATCCGTCGGATCCCAACGAGGAggctcccaaaaccggagcactccagagcgctcctgggtttttggggcccccgtagagAGGAA ACTGCCGAGCACAATATTACGGTCGCGGGAGGGCAAGTGTCCAAGGTTGGCGTGAGCGGGTTCCTTCTGGGCGGTGGACTCTCTTTCTTGATGCACTCGCAAGGGTTCTCTGCGAATACCGTACTATCGTACGAG ATTGTTCTTGCTAGCGGTGAGATTGCCATAGTCACATCACAATCAAATAAGGACTTGTTCAAGGCACTCAAGGGCGGCACAAGCAACTTTGGGGTTGTGACCTCATTCACCCTCGAAGCCTACCCAATCAATCATGTCTATGCAGGATTTTTGTTCTATGATCCGGGGCAGTACGATAGGCTATTCTCTCTTCTGGAGATATATGATCGCAAAGGTGTCGAGGCTGATCCCAAGACTCACATGGTCCCAACCTTTATATGCAACCCGTCTAAGAATATCGATATGGCTAGATTCTACACATTCCACTCCGACCCTATTACAACGCCGCCGCCAGTATTCAAGCCCTTTTTTGATGTCCCTACTGTCCAGCGTACTGTGCAGGTCAAGACTGTGAAAGAAGCCAATGATGATATAATCGAGGGATTTGACGATGGATTAAG ATATGACATGCAAACTTACTCTATTCAAGCCGATGCCGGACTATTCAAGCAATTGCACGAAATTTGGCATTCAACAACAATTGGATTAAACTCGACGCTACCCGGATGGTCCTCGATCATGTTGTATCAGCCTGTCTCTAATAACATGATCCGCACGAGTGAAAAGAAGGGGGGCAATATACTTGGCCTGAAACCGGCTAACGATCCATTGATTA TTGTCAGCTATATGTTCACTTGGTTGCGACAAGAACATGACCGCGAAGTGTATACGGAAATTAAAAGGCTGTTATCTGTCTCCAGAGATATCGCGGAATCGCAAAATCGACTTGAGAGATATAT ATACCCAAACTACGCAGGGTCCGAGCAAAAGCCTATTGAGTCTTATGGGCCCGTCCAAGTGAACTTTCTCCGAAAGGTCAAAGCCGAGTACGATCCCGACGGGATATTTGAGAATTTATGCCGGGGAGGATTCAAGATTCCTTCCCAGCATTCTAATGCCCAAAACATCACCCCAAGTGTGCAAGCGAGCTTGTTCGACCAATAG
- a CDS encoding FAD-binding domain protein, with translation MAISKRVLKSSDASYHVEANKHWSSTARSNPACIFVPESSFDVSVAIKIFVDNNCQFAVRGGGHTTNPGWASTNSGVLISLSKLTAIEISDDTKSVVIGAGNRWGDVYARIGEYNVTVAGGRVSGVGVSGFLLGGGLSFLMHSEGFSADTVLSYEIVLASGEVATVTSKSNEDLFRALKGGTGNFGIVTSFTLQTYPIGKIHAGYLFYAPDQTEELFSLMETYAREGVEIDPKTHLIQVFACTPSQNVDMAALYLFYPEPFTISPPVIKPFLDASVQEVIQVKTMKDATDEISAGLQDGLRYDIHAYSVRADARLFKQLHDIWHSSTMELNSTIPGWSSTMVYQSISNSMIRASNKKGGNVLGLEPEDDPLMIISLLFTWIQPEDDDKVYAVIDKLMATSTSIAESQDRLGRYIYLNYAGPGQNPIESYGPAQVHFLQKVKAKYDPNGVFERLSRGGFKIPSQCPNIEDGYLNMQTGSPDQRACFYFS, from the exons ATGGCGATTTCGAAACGGGTGCTCAAGTCTTCTGATGCAAGCTACCATGTCGAGGCAAACAAACACTGGT CGTCCACCGCTAGATCAAATCCAGCGTGTATTTTTGTTCCAGAGTCATCTTTCGATGTGTCCGTCGCCATCAAGATCTTTGTGGACAACAATTGCCAATTTGCCGTGCGAGGAGGGGGTCATACAACCAACCCGGGTTGGGCCAGCACCAACTCTGGGGTGCTTATCTCTCTCTCAAAGCTCACAGCCATTGAGATCAGCGATGACACGAAGTCGGTTGTGATTGGAGCCGGTAATAGGTGGGGGGATGTTTACGCGAGAATCGGCGAGTATAACGTTACAGTTGCGGGAGGGCGAGTCTCCGGGGTTGGAGTAAGCGGGTTTCTTCTTGGCGGTGGCCTCTCTTTCTTGATGCACTCGGAAGGATTTTCGGCCGATACTGTACTCTCGTACGAG ATTGTACTGGCCAGCGGTGAAGTTGCCACCGTCACATCAAAATCAAACGAGGACCTGTTCAGGGCACTTAAAGGTGGGACAGGGAATTTTGGCATAGTAACCTCTTTCACGCTCCAAACGTACCCAATTGGAAAAATTCACGCTGGATATCTTTTCTATGCTCCGGATCAGACCGAGGAGCTGTTCTCACTTATGGAAACATATGCTCGTGAAGGGGTTGAAATCGATCCAAAAACACACTTAATTCAAGTGTTCGCATGCACACCATCTCAGAATGTTGATATGGCCGCGTTATATTTGTTTTACCCCGAGCCCTTTACAATATCACCGCCAGTTATCAAACCGTTCTTAGATGCTTCTGTACAAGAAGTTATCCAAGTCAAGACAATGAAGGATGCCACCGACGAAATAAGTGCAGGGCTTCAGGACGGACTCAG ATACGATATACATGCCTACTCTGTACGAGCCGATGCAAGGCTGTTCAAACAACTCCACGATATCTGGCATTCGTCTACAATGGAGTTGAACTCGACAATACCCGGCTGGTCCTCCACCATGGTTTACCAATCTATATCCAACAGCATGATTCGTGCTAGCAATAAGAAGGGAGGGAATGTACTTGGATTGGAACCAGAAGACGAtcctctaatga TTATCAGTCTCTTATTCACATGGATACAACCTGAAGATGACGACAAGGTGTATGCGGTAATCGACAAACTCATGGCTACCTCTACAAGTATTGCAGAATCGCAGGATAGATTGGGACGATACAT ATATCTGAATTATGCAGGTCCTGGGCAAAACCCAATTGAATCGTACGGACCTGCTCAAGTACACTTCCTTCAGAAGGTCAAAGCCAAGTATGATCCTAACGGCGTATTCGAAAGGCTGTCTCGGGGTGGATTCAAGATTCCTTCGCAGTGCCCTAATATTGAAGATGGCTATCTCAATATGCAGACAGGTTCACCTGATCAACGAGCTTGTTTTTACTTTTCGTAG
- a CDS encoding FAD-binding domain protein: MTGSFLWAQRLSTVALLAAVVCGASETCCERLAKGLSHKVIAPLNPEYLIENNKYWSSRSVLTPSCILVPESSSDVAKALKILVKNNCEFAFTDIKVSKDEKSVIVGAGNRWGDVYTETEKYGVTVAGGRVSSVGVSGFLLGGGLSFLMHSEGFAANSVLSYEVVLANGTVSIVTAKSAGDLFKALKGGTGNFGIATSFTLQAYAIKDVYAGNLYYTPDKYDMLFPIMEQFARTELSSDLSIALKILVEDDCEFAIRGGGHTPNPGWASTNSGVLISLSGLTAIQVSQDKQSVVIGAGNRWGDVYSKIGEYDVTVTGGRISPVGVSGFLLGGGLSYLMHSKGFSANNILSYEIVLANGTISTVTAESAGDLFRALKGGTGNFGLVTSFTLQTYPISQVYAGNLYYSPDNYDALFPLMEEYACKGVESDPNLM; this comes from the exons ATGACAGGGAGTTTCTTGTGGGCGCAGCGATTATCTACAGTCGCATTATTGGCCGCTGTGGTCTGCGGCGCGTCTGAAACATGT TGTGAGCGGCTAGCCAAAGGGCTTTCACACAAGGTTATTGCTCCCTTGAATCCCGAATACTTGATAGAGAATAATAAATATTGGT CGTCAAGGAGCGTATTGACTCCTTCGTGCATTCTTGTACCTGAATCCTCCTCGGACGTTGCAAAAGCTCTCAAGATCCTAGTTAAAAATAATTGCGAGTTTGCT TTCACCGATATCAAGGTCAGCAAAGACGAAAAGTCGGTGATCGTCGGAGCTGGAAACAGGTGGGGAGATGTGTACACCGAGACCGAGAAGTATGGTGTAACTGTCGCAGGAGGGCGTGTCTCATCCGTCGGAGTGAGCGGTTTCTTGCTCGGTGGAGGCCTTTCGTTTTTGATGCACTCGGAAGGGTTCGCGGCAAATAGCGTGCTGTCATACGAG GTGGTGCTCGCAAACGGGACCGTTTCTATAGTCACAGCAAAATCAGCCGGAGACTTGTTCAAAGCGCTCAAGGGCGGAACAGGTAATTTTGGTATCGCAACCTCTTTCACCCTTCAGGCCTATGCGATCAAGGACGTTTATGCCGGAAATCTCTACTACACTCCGGACAAGTACGACATGCTTTTCCCGATCATGGAGCAATTCGCTCGTACAG AATTGTCTTCCGACCTTTCTATTGCCTTAAAAATTCTAGTTGAAGATGACTGCGAATTCGCTATACGAGGCGGAGGACACACTCCCAATCCGGGCTGGGCCAGCACCAATTCCGGAGTCCTCATATCTTTGTCCGGGCTCACTGCCATCCAAGTCAGTCAAGACAAACAGTCGGTGGTCATCGGAGCCGGAAACCGATGGGGAGATGTGTATTCAAAGATTGGTGAGTATGACGTTACCGTCACAGGAGGTCGAATCTCTCCTGTTGGAGTGAGCGGGTTCCTCCTGGGTGGCGGTCTATCGTATTTGATGCACTCGAAAGGGTTTTCAGCAAATAACATCTTATCATACGAG ATCGTACTCGCCAATGGGACTATTTCTACGGTCACAGCAGAGTCAGCTGGAGACTTGTTCAGAGCACTCAAGGGTGGTACCGGCAACTTTGGACTCGTCACTTCTTTCACGCTTCAAACCTATCCAATTAGTCAAGTCTATGCCGGAAATCTCTATTATTCTCCAGACAATTACGATGCTCTTTTCCCACTTATGGAAGAATACGCTTGCAAAGGTGTCGAATCGGATCCCAATCTCATGTGA
- a CDS encoding FAD-binding domain protein, with protein MATFYSFYLEPVIAPPEAIKPFFGVPTVINTVKVKTVKQAADELTIGTTNGLREDVRTYSIRANADLYKQLFELWHSTTAKLVSTPGWGSAIAFQPILNSMIRASNEKGGNVLGLEQAINPLIVVNYQFTWALAEDDKQVYAIIDDLIAASMDIAKSGDRYLNYANTNQRPIESYGPAQVDFLRLVKAKYNPNGVFHRLSRGGFKIPL; from the exons ATGGCCACCTTTTATTCATTTTATTTGGAGCCTGTCATTGCACCTCCAGAAGCAATCAAGCCGTTCTTTGGTGTTCCGACGGTCATCAACACAGTCAAAGTCAAGACAGTGAAGCAAGCCGCTGATGAGTTAACGATAGGTACCACGAATGGACTGAG GGAAGATGTGCGTACGTACTCCATCCGGGCCAATGCGGATCTGTATAAGCAGTTATTCGAGCTTTGGCATTCGACTACAGCCAAACTGGTCTCGACGCCGGGGTGGGGTTCGGCCATTGCCTTTCAGCCTATATTGAATAGCATGATCCGTGCGAGCAATGAGAAAGGGGGGAACGTGCTTGGGCTGGAGCAAGCGATCAATCCGCTTATTG TTGTCAACTATCAGTTTACTTGGGCATTGGCTGAAGATGACAAACAGGTTTATGCGATCATCGATGATCTGATCGCCGCCTCGATGGATATTGCAAAGTCCGGGGATCG ATATCTGAATTATGCGAACACCAATCAACGGCCTATCGAGTCGTATGGTCCCGCTCAAGTCGACTTTCTCCGTCTAGTCAAGGCCAAGTACAACCCCAACGGAGTATTTCATAGACTTTCTCGAGGAGGTTTCAAAATACCTCTATAG